In Serratia sp. FDAARGOS_506, a genomic segment contains:
- a CDS encoding FAD/NAD(P)-binding oxidoreductase, protein MRQRIVIVGGGTGGTILANLLAAKLHREILNNKVELLMISDSPLHYYKPAFMYVAFNAFFKPELTRSQRSLLRPEIQFIVDKAESFDLKQRSIATQSGKNYSYDFLVFATGCVPWPERIEGLAQAGDHFYQYQAARRLAHKLATIEKGRIFITVSFPETPNVPHQCGIAPIETTLMLDDYLRRRGVRKAVEIVYTYPTISQLLRNCLFLQRPTGEALPAIFAARDIHHQRGFTLNRVDAQRHIAYSAEGEEQPFDILMATPPIRAVEAVRNTGLSDIQNGEGWLPTDHQTLQVYGQQGIYVIGDTVDLPVSKAGGSCHNQAPVIADNIVAEIRLGQTVSHYDGKVQAIAQMGLHAGMPLVYDYRHDVLPTPATKVGGMLRNGFNRGLYWATVRGLI, encoded by the coding sequence ATGCGACAGAGAATCGTTATTGTCGGCGGTGGAACCGGGGGCACTATATTAGCCAATTTGTTGGCCGCTAAACTGCACCGGGAGATCTTGAATAATAAAGTTGAGTTATTAATGATATCGGATTCGCCGCTGCATTATTACAAGCCGGCGTTTATGTATGTCGCGTTCAATGCTTTTTTCAAACCGGAGCTCACGCGCTCACAGCGGAGTTTATTGCGGCCCGAAATACAGTTTATTGTTGATAAAGCGGAATCTTTCGATTTAAAGCAGCGAAGTATAGCCACGCAAAGCGGTAAAAATTATTCCTATGACTTTCTGGTCTTTGCGACCGGCTGTGTCCCCTGGCCGGAGCGCATCGAGGGATTGGCGCAGGCGGGCGATCATTTTTACCAGTATCAGGCCGCCAGGCGGTTGGCGCATAAACTGGCTACCATCGAGAAAGGGCGTATCTTTATCACTGTTTCCTTCCCCGAAACACCCAATGTGCCCCATCAGTGCGGCATTGCACCGATTGAAACCACCTTGATGCTGGACGACTACCTGCGGCGTCGCGGTGTACGTAAGGCGGTGGAGATCGTTTATACCTACCCGACCATTTCCCAACTGCTGCGCAACTGCCTGTTTTTGCAGCGGCCAACCGGCGAAGCGCTGCCCGCCATTTTCGCGGCGCGCGATATCCACCATCAGCGTGGCTTTACGCTCAATCGGGTGGATGCGCAGCGCCATATCGCCTATTCCGCCGAGGGAGAGGAACAGCCGTTTGACATCCTGATGGCGACGCCGCCGATTCGTGCGGTGGAGGCGGTGCGCAATACCGGGCTGAGCGATATTCAAAACGGTGAGGGCTGGTTGCCGACCGATCACCAAACGTTACAGGTGTACGGCCAACAGGGCATATACGTGATCGGCGACACCGTGGATCTGCCGGTCAGCAAAGCAGGAGGTTCTTGCCACAACCAGGCACCGGTGATCGCCGACAACATCGTGGCGGAAATACGGCTGGGGCAAACGGTCAGCCATTACGATGGCAAAGTGCAGGCGATAGCGCAAATGGGGCTGCACGCGGGCATGCCGCTGGTCTACGACTACCGGCATGACGTACTGCCGACCCCGGCTACCAAGGTGGGGGGCATGCTGCGTAACGGCTTTAATCGCGGCCTTTATTGGGCCACGGTAAGGGGGCTGATATGA
- a CDS encoding methionine gamma-lyase — MSAITTGHAFATRAIHYGYDPLQHQGALCPPVFMSSTFTFPTAEYGGACFAGTEPGYFYSRIANPTLNLLEQRIANLEEGEAAVAFASGMGAITACCWTLLNPGDELIVDETVYGCTFSYFHHGLARFGVKVIHVDMTRPEQLAAAIGPHTRLVYCETPANPNMRLIDIAAVAEIAHRHQALLLVDNTYCTPYLQRPLTLGADIVVHSATKYLGGHGDLLAGVAVTSEALAQEIRLEGLKDMNGAVLSAQDAALVLRGLKTLPLRMERHCDNAQRLAEVLSDHPAVARVYYPGLASFPQHALAQRQMARYGGMLAFELRGGMTAGIRFLNALQLILRAVSLGDCESLAQHPASMTHSAYSPEERRRHHISEGLVRLSAGLEEFEDLRADVLQALAQAQ; from the coding sequence ATGTCCGCCATCACGACTGGCCACGCTTTCGCCACCCGCGCCATTCATTACGGCTACGATCCTCTGCAGCATCAGGGGGCGCTGTGCCCGCCGGTGTTTATGAGTTCCACCTTTACTTTTCCCACGGCGGAATATGGCGGTGCTTGTTTTGCCGGCACCGAGCCGGGGTATTTCTATTCACGTATCGCCAACCCGACCCTGAATCTGCTGGAACAGCGCATCGCCAACCTTGAAGAAGGGGAAGCGGCGGTGGCGTTCGCGTCAGGCATGGGGGCGATCACCGCCTGTTGCTGGACGTTGCTCAACCCGGGCGATGAGCTGATCGTCGATGAAACGGTGTATGGTTGCACCTTCAGCTATTTTCATCACGGTTTGGCGCGTTTTGGCGTCAAGGTAATCCACGTTGATATGACCAGGCCAGAGCAGCTGGCTGCGGCGATTGGCCCGCATACCCGATTGGTGTATTGCGAAACGCCGGCCAACCCAAACATGCGATTGATCGATATCGCCGCTGTAGCGGAGATCGCCCACCGGCATCAGGCGCTGTTGCTGGTGGACAACACCTATTGCACGCCGTACCTGCAGCGGCCGCTGACGCTGGGCGCCGATATCGTGGTGCACTCGGCCACCAAATATCTTGGCGGTCACGGCGATCTGTTGGCCGGAGTGGCGGTGACGAGTGAGGCGCTGGCGCAGGAGATACGTTTGGAGGGGCTGAAGGATATGAACGGGGCTGTGTTGTCGGCGCAGGACGCTGCATTGGTGCTGCGTGGGTTGAAGACGCTGCCGCTGCGTATGGAGCGGCACTGCGACAACGCCCAGCGTCTGGCCGAGGTGTTGTCGGATCATCCGGCGGTGGCGCGGGTTTACTATCCAGGCTTGGCAAGCTTCCCGCAACATGCGTTGGCGCAGCGGCAAATGGCGCGATACGGCGGCATGCTGGCGTTTGAATTGCGCGGTGGCATGACGGCGGGCATTCGTTTCCTCAACGCGCTGCAGCTCATCTTGCGTGCGGTCAGCCTGGGAGATTGTGAGAGCCTGGCGCAGCATCCGGCCAGCATGACTCACTCGGCCTACAGCCCGGAAGAACGGCGACGGCATCATATCAGTGAAGGACTGGTGCGTTTGTCCGCGGGGTTGGAGGAGTTTGAGGACCTGCGGGCGGATGTCCTGCAAGCGTTGGCGCAGGCGCAATAA
- a CDS encoding amino acid permease, translated as MRNETTQLRRGLNARHIRFMALGSAIGTGLFYGSAGAIQLAGPAVLLAYLVGGAAVFMVMRALGEMAVHQPVSGSFGHYASHYLGPLAGFLTGWTYTFEMVIVALADVTAFGIYMGLWFPDVAQWVWVLSIILFIGALNLCSVKVFGELEFWLSLVKVAAIVAMIVGGAAVMLFGFGQTQHATGISNLWQHGGFMPNGIGGVVASLAVVMFAFGGIEIIGITASEAKDPAKVLPKAINAVPVRILLFYVLTLTVLMAIYPWNSIGQNGSPFVEIFSNLGISSAANVLNVVVITAAISAINSDIFGAGRMMYGMAQDGQAPRSFSKLTTSGVPWMTVLVMSVALLLAVVLNYLIPEKIFMIIASIATFATVWVWLMILLSQVAMRRTLSPEETRQLSFPVPWWPVAPALATAFMVFVIGLLGYFEESRIALYVGLVWIAFLTVAYWLWVRKKGGGSPVTAATQQM; from the coding sequence ATGCGTAACGAAACGACACAACTCAGACGCGGACTAAACGCGCGGCACATCCGTTTCATGGCTCTCGGCTCGGCGATCGGCACCGGCCTGTTCTACGGCTCCGCCGGCGCCATCCAACTGGCCGGCCCGGCCGTGCTGCTGGCCTACCTGGTGGGCGGCGCGGCGGTGTTCATGGTAATGCGCGCGCTGGGTGAAATGGCGGTGCACCAGCCGGTTTCCGGCTCGTTCGGCCACTACGCCAGCCACTATCTCGGCCCGCTGGCCGGGTTCCTCACCGGTTGGACCTATACCTTTGAAATGGTGATCGTCGCCCTGGCGGACGTCACCGCCTTCGGCATCTATATGGGACTGTGGTTCCCGGACGTCGCGCAGTGGGTCTGGGTACTCAGCATCATTCTGTTTATCGGCGCGCTCAACCTGTGCAGCGTCAAGGTATTCGGTGAACTGGAGTTCTGGCTATCGCTGGTCAAAGTCGCCGCCATCGTGGCGATGATCGTCGGCGGCGCGGCAGTGATGCTGTTCGGCTTTGGCCAAACCCAGCACGCCACCGGTATCAGTAACCTGTGGCAGCACGGCGGCTTTATGCCTAACGGTATCGGCGGCGTGGTCGCCTCGCTGGCGGTCGTGATGTTCGCCTTCGGCGGCATCGAGATCATCGGCATCACCGCCAGCGAGGCGAAAGACCCCGCTAAAGTGCTGCCAAAAGCGATCAACGCCGTACCGGTGCGCATCCTGCTGTTTTACGTACTGACGCTCACTGTGCTGATGGCGATCTACCCGTGGAACAGCATCGGTCAGAACGGCAGCCCGTTCGTGGAGATCTTCAGCAACCTCGGCATCAGCTCCGCCGCCAACGTGCTGAACGTGGTAGTGATCACCGCCGCTATCTCCGCCATCAACAGCGATATCTTCGGTGCCGGTCGCATGATGTACGGCATGGCGCAGGACGGCCAGGCACCACGTAGCTTCTCCAAACTGACCACCAGCGGCGTGCCGTGGATGACGGTGCTGGTGATGTCGGTCGCCCTGTTGTTGGCGGTGGTACTCAACTACCTGATCCCGGAGAAGATCTTCATGATCATCGCCTCGATCGCCACCTTCGCCACCGTCTGGGTGTGGCTGATGATCCTGCTGTCGCAGGTCGCCATGCGCCGCACGTTGTCGCCGGAAGAAACCCGTCAGCTGAGCTTCCCTGTGCCGTGGTGGCCGGTGGCGCCGGCGCTGGCGACCGCCTTTATGGTGTTCGTTATCGGTCTGCTCGGCTACTTCGAAGAGAGCCGCATCGCGCTGTACGTCGGGCTGGTGTGGATCGCTTTCCTCACCGTGGCCTACTGGCTGTGGGTGCGCAAGAAAGGCGGCGGTTCGCCGGTGACCGCAGCGACGCAACAGATGTAA
- the hutH gene encoding histidine ammonia-lyase, with amino-acid sequence MKALTIRPGKLTLAQLREVYQHPVTLTLDDNAYAPIQQSVACVERIVEENRTTYGINTGFGLLASTRIARDDLENLQRSIVLSHAAGVGEPTDDNLVRLIMVLKINSLSRGFSGIRLEVIQALIALVNAEVYPHIPLKGSVGASGDLAPLAHMSLVLLGEGQARHQGQWLPATEALAKAGLKPLTLAAKEGLALLNGTQVSAAFALRGLFDAEDLFAAATVAGSLTVEAALGSRSPFDARIHEVRGQRGQIDAALAYRHLLGARSEVSDSHRNCEKVQDPYSLRCQPQVMGACLTQIRQAAEVLEIEANAVSDNPLVFAEQGDVLSGGNFHAEPVAMAADNLALAFAEIGSLSERRISLMMDKHMSQLPPFLVENGGVNSGFMIAQVTAAALASENKALAHPSSVDSIPTSANQEDHVSMAPAAGRRLWSMADNVRGILAVEWLAACQGLDFRNGLKTSEGLEQARRLLREHVSFYDKDRFFAPDIEAASQLLAAGHLTSLLPAALLPSQA; translated from the coding sequence ATGAAAGCGCTGACTATTCGCCCAGGCAAACTCACGCTGGCTCAACTGCGTGAAGTCTATCAACACCCGGTAACGCTGACGCTGGACGACAATGCGTACGCGCCAATCCAGCAGAGCGTGGCCTGCGTGGAACGCATCGTTGAAGAAAACCGCACTACATACGGCATCAACACTGGGTTTGGCCTGCTGGCTTCGACGCGCATCGCTCGCGACGATCTGGAAAACCTGCAGCGTTCGATCGTGCTGTCACACGCCGCCGGCGTAGGCGAGCCGACCGACGACAACCTGGTGCGCCTGATTATGGTGCTGAAGATCAACAGTCTGTCGCGCGGCTTCTCCGGTATTCGTCTGGAAGTCATCCAGGCGCTGATCGCGCTGGTCAACGCCGAAGTCTATCCGCATATCCCGCTGAAGGGCTCGGTCGGCGCCTCCGGCGACCTGGCGCCGCTGGCGCATATGAGTCTGGTTCTGCTGGGCGAAGGCCAGGCGCGCCATCAGGGCCAGTGGCTGCCGGCGACCGAAGCGCTGGCCAAGGCCGGCCTGAAACCGCTGACGCTGGCGGCGAAAGAGGGCCTGGCGCTGCTGAACGGCACCCAGGTCTCCGCCGCCTTCGCGCTGCGCGGCCTGTTCGATGCCGAAGATCTGTTCGCCGCCGCGACCGTGGCGGGCAGTCTGACGGTAGAAGCGGCGCTGGGCTCCCGCAGCCCGTTCGATGCGCGCATCCACGAAGTGCGCGGCCAGCGCGGCCAGATCGACGCCGCCCTCGCCTATCGCCACCTGCTCGGGGCGCGCAGCGAAGTCTCCGACTCGCACCGCAACTGTGAGAAAGTGCAGGACCCCTACTCCCTGCGCTGCCAACCGCAGGTGATGGGCGCCTGCCTGACGCAGATCCGCCAGGCCGCTGAAGTGCTGGAAATTGAAGCCAACGCCGTCTCCGATAACCCGCTGGTGTTCGCCGAACAGGGCGACGTGCTGTCCGGCGGCAACTTCCACGCCGAACCGGTAGCAATGGCCGCCGATAACCTGGCGCTGGCGTTTGCCGAGATCGGTTCGCTGTCCGAACGCCGCATCTCGCTGATGATGGACAAGCACATGTCGCAGCTGCCACCGTTCCTGGTGGAAAACGGCGGCGTAAACTCCGGCTTCATGATCGCCCAGGTGACCGCCGCGGCGCTGGCCAGCGAAAACAAAGCGCTGGCGCACCCGTCGAGCGTCGACAGCATTCCGACCTCCGCCAACCAGGAAGACCACGTTTCCATGGCGCCGGCCGCCGGTCGCCGCCTGTGGAGCATGGCGGACAACGTGCGCGGCATTCTGGCGGTCGAATGGCTGGCCGCCTGCCAGGGCCTGGATTTCCGTAACGGCCTGAAGACCTCGGAAGGTCTGGAGCAGGCGCGCCGTCTGCTGCGCGAGCATGTCAGTTTCTACGACAAGGATCGTTTCTTCGCCCCCGACATTGAAGCCGCCAGCCAACTCTTGGCGGCCGGTCACCTGACATCGCTGCTGCCTGCGGCGCTGCTGCCTAGCCAGGCATAA
- the hutU gene encoding urocanate hydratase gives MTTNNKVRNVDVRAPRGTQLNAKSWLTEAPLRMLMNNLDPEVAENPHELVVYGGIGRAARDWDCYDKIVETLKTLEEDETLLVQSGKPVGVFKTHSNAPRVLIANSNLVPHWATWEHFNELDAKGLAMYGQMTAGSWIYIGSQGIVQGTYETFVEAGRQHYDGSLQGRWVLTAGLGGMGGAQPLAATLAGACSLNIECQQSRIDFRLKTRYVDEQAKDLDDALARIKKYTSEGKAISIALCGNAAEILPELVRRGVRPDMVTDQTSAHDPLNGYLPKGWSWEEYRQRAQTEPAKVVAAAKQSMADHVKAMLAFQQMGVPTFDYGNNIRQMAKETGVDNAFDFPGFVPAYIRPLFCRGIGPFRWAALSGDPQDIYKTDAMVKELIPDDEHLHRWLDMARERISFQGLPARICWVGLGQRAKLGLAFNEMVRRGELSAPIVIGRDHLDSGSVSSPNRETEAMKDGSDAVSDWPLLNALLNTASGATWVSLHHGGGVGMGFSQHSGMVIVCDGTDEAAERIARVLHNDPATGVMRHADAGYDIAIDCAREQGLNLPMVAATQGEKA, from the coding sequence GTGACTACAAATAACAAAGTTCGCAATGTCGATGTACGCGCGCCACGCGGCACACAATTAAACGCAAAAAGCTGGCTGACCGAAGCGCCGTTACGCATGCTGATGAACAACCTCGATCCTGAAGTTGCGGAGAACCCACACGAGCTGGTGGTGTACGGCGGCATCGGCCGCGCCGCGCGCGACTGGGATTGCTACGACAAGATCGTCGAAACCCTGAAAACGCTGGAAGAAGACGAAACCCTGCTGGTGCAATCCGGCAAGCCGGTCGGCGTATTCAAAACCCACAGCAACGCGCCGCGCGTGCTGATCGCCAACTCCAACCTGGTGCCACACTGGGCGACCTGGGAACACTTCAACGAACTGGACGCCAAAGGTCTGGCCATGTACGGCCAGATGACCGCCGGCAGCTGGATCTACATCGGCAGCCAGGGCATCGTCCAGGGTACCTATGAGACCTTCGTCGAAGCGGGCCGCCAGCACTACGACGGCAGCCTGCAGGGCCGCTGGGTGCTGACCGCCGGCCTGGGCGGCATGGGGGGCGCACAGCCGCTGGCCGCGACCCTGGCGGGCGCTTGTTCGCTGAACATCGAATGTCAGCAGAGCCGCATCGATTTCCGTCTGAAAACCCGCTACGTCGATGAGCAGGCTAAAGATCTGGACGACGCGCTGGCCCGCATCAAAAAATACACCTCAGAAGGCAAAGCCATCTCTATCGCCCTGTGCGGCAACGCGGCGGAAATCTTGCCTGAGCTGGTCCGCCGTGGCGTACGCCCGGACATGGTCACCGACCAGACCAGCGCCCACGATCCGCTGAACGGCTACCTGCCGAAGGGCTGGAGCTGGGAAGAATACCGCCAACGCGCGCAGACCGAACCGGCTAAAGTGGTCGCCGCCGCCAAACAGTCGATGGCCGACCACGTAAAAGCCATGCTGGCGTTCCAGCAGATGGGCGTGCCGACCTTCGACTACGGCAACAACATTCGCCAGATGGCAAAAGAAACCGGCGTCGACAACGCCTTCGACTTCCCGGGCTTCGTGCCGGCCTACATCCGTCCGCTGTTCTGCCGCGGTATCGGGCCGTTCCGCTGGGCGGCGCTGTCCGGCGATCCGCAGGACATCTACAAAACCGACGCCATGGTGAAAGAGCTGATCCCGGATGACGAACACCTGCACCGCTGGCTGGACATGGCGCGCGAGCGCATCAGCTTCCAGGGCCTGCCGGCGCGCATCTGCTGGGTTGGCCTTGGCCAGCGCGCCAAGCTGGGCCTGGCGTTCAACGAGATGGTGCGCCGCGGCGAACTGTCCGCCCCGATCGTCATCGGCCGCGACCACCTGGATTCCGGCTCCGTTTCCAGCCCGAACCGTGAAACCGAAGCGATGAAAGACGGTTCCGATGCGGTTTCCGACTGGCCGTTGCTGAACGCCCTGCTGAACACCGCCAGCGGCGCCACCTGGGTTTCCCTGCACCACGGCGGCGGCGTCGGCATGGGCTTCTCCCAACATTCCGGCATGGTGATCGTCTGCGATGGCACCGACGAGGCAGCCGAGCGCATCGCCCGCGTCCTGCACAATGACCCGGCTACCGGGGTCATGCGTCACGCCGACGCCGGTTACGATATCGCTATCGACTGCGCCCGCGAACAGGGCCTGAACCTGCCGATGGTTGCCGCGACCCAAGGAGAAAAAGCATGA
- a CDS encoding aromatic acid/H+ symport family MFS transporter: MTHSTSELNIQQAIDDSKFSLFHWTLIILGFLILAIDGFDTAAMGYIAPSVAKDWGIVKQDLGPVLSAALLGLSLGALIAGPISDRIGRKRVLVFSCLFFGLSSLATAYAGSLNSLTLWRFLTGLGLGAAMPNAITLISEYAPQRCRSLAINTMYCGFPLGAAGGGAISSWLIPSYGWHSVLLLGAIAPLTLTVLLILLLPESVKYMVNRGQDAAKIKRIAQRFVSQSLDGVTRFYLYEEKLTQTKTSIGLLFSRPYLLGTLMLWLTYFMGLVIYYVLLSWMPILMQGLGYQLEQSAMLTSLFTFGGTLGILVAGWLMDRWNAHKVVSSGFVATALLIVAMATEDKHIVLLGAFIFLMGVTMNGAQSGLQTLAATFYPTHSRATGIAWMQGIGRFGGVAGTMMGAQLLAMQWEVQSILMFLCVPALIAAIATVCKMTRKPALQPAA; this comes from the coding sequence ATGACTCATTCCACCAGCGAGTTAAACATTCAACAGGCCATCGACGACAGCAAGTTTTCGCTGTTTCACTGGACCCTGATCATTCTCGGATTCCTGATCCTCGCCATCGACGGTTTCGATACCGCCGCCATGGGCTATATCGCTCCCTCGGTCGCCAAAGACTGGGGCATCGTCAAACAGGATCTGGGGCCGGTGCTGAGCGCCGCGCTACTGGGGCTGTCACTCGGCGCGCTGATCGCCGGGCCGATCTCCGACCGCATCGGCCGCAAGCGCGTACTGGTGTTTTCCTGCCTGTTCTTCGGCCTGTCGAGCCTGGCCACCGCCTACGCCGGTTCACTCAATAGCCTGACGCTGTGGCGCTTCCTCACCGGCCTCGGTCTGGGGGCGGCGATGCCCAACGCCATCACGCTGATCTCCGAATACGCGCCACAGCGCTGCCGTTCGTTGGCGATCAACACCATGTACTGCGGCTTTCCGCTGGGCGCTGCCGGCGGCGGCGCCATTTCATCGTGGCTGATCCCGAGCTACGGCTGGCACAGCGTGCTGCTGCTCGGTGCCATTGCGCCGCTGACATTGACGGTCTTGCTGATCCTGCTGCTGCCGGAATCGGTCAAATACATGGTCAACCGCGGGCAGGATGCGGCGAAGATCAAGCGCATCGCGCAACGTTTCGTCAGCCAGAGCCTCGACGGCGTGACGCGTTTTTACCTGTACGAAGAGAAGCTGACGCAGACCAAGACCAGCATCGGCCTGCTGTTCAGCCGCCCTTATCTGCTCGGCACGCTGATGCTGTGGCTGACCTACTTCATGGGGCTGGTGATCTACTACGTGTTGCTGAGCTGGATGCCGATCCTGATGCAGGGGTTAGGTTATCAGTTGGAACAGTCGGCGATGCTCACCTCGCTGTTCACCTTCGGCGGCACGCTGGGCATTCTGGTGGCCGGATGGCTGATGGATCGCTGGAATGCGCATAAGGTGGTCTCGAGCGGCTTTGTCGCCACCGCCTTACTGATCGTGGCGATGGCCACCGAGGACAAGCATATCGTGTTGTTGGGCGCCTTCATCTTCCTGATGGGCGTCACCATGAACGGCGCGCAGTCCGGGCTGCAAACGCTGGCGGCCACCTTCTACCCCACCCACAGCCGCGCCACCGGCATCGCGTGGATGCAGGGCATCGGCCGCTTCGGCGGCGTCGCCGGTACCATGATGGGTGCCCAACTGCTGGCGATGCAGTGGGAAGTACAGAGCATCCTGATGTTCCTGTGCGTACCGGCGCTGATCGCCGCCATCGCCACGGTATGCAAGATGACCCGCAAGCCGGCGCTGCAACCGGCGGCCTGA
- the queE gene encoding 7-carboxy-7-deazaguanine synthase QueE — MQYPINEMFQTLQGEGFFTGVPAIFIRLQGCPVGCSWCDTKHTWEKEANREVDLQRILVKTEESDAWGNANAEQLLAVIRQQGYTARHVVITGGEPCIYDLTPLTELFEQHGYGCQIETSGTHEVRCSAKTWVTVSPKVNMRGGMKVLDQALRRADEVKHPVARERDIEALDTLLATLQDDKARIIALQPISQKEEATRLCIQTCIARNWRLSMQTHKYLNIA; from the coding sequence ATGCAGTACCCGATCAATGAGATGTTCCAAACCTTGCAGGGCGAAGGCTTTTTCACCGGCGTGCCGGCCATTTTTATCCGCTTGCAGGGCTGCCCGGTAGGGTGCAGTTGGTGCGACACCAAACATACCTGGGAAAAGGAAGCCAATCGGGAAGTCGACCTGCAAAGGATCCTGGTCAAAACAGAAGAGAGCGATGCCTGGGGCAACGCCAACGCCGAACAGCTGTTGGCAGTGATACGCCAACAAGGCTACACCGCCCGGCATGTGGTGATCACCGGTGGTGAACCCTGCATCTACGATCTGACGCCGCTGACTGAGCTGTTCGAACAGCATGGTTACGGCTGCCAGATTGAAACCAGCGGCACCCACGAGGTGCGCTGTTCCGCCAAAACCTGGGTGACGGTTTCGCCGAAGGTGAATATGCGCGGTGGTATGAAGGTGTTGGATCAGGCGCTGCGGCGCGCCGACGAGGTGAAGCATCCGGTAGCGCGCGAGCGCGATATCGAGGCGTTGGACACGCTGCTGGCGACGCTGCAGGACGATAAGGCGCGGATCATTGCGCTGCAGCCGATAAGCCAGAAAGAAGAGGCGACTCGCCTGTGCATCCAAACCTGCATCGCGCGCAACTGGCGGCTGTCGATGCAGACCCACAAGTATCTGAACATCGCCTAA
- the queD gene encoding 6-carboxytetrahydropterin synthase QueD: MATTLFKDFQFEAAHRLPHVPEGHKCGRLHGHSFMVRLEVTGEVDPHTGWVMDFAELKAVFSPIWERLDHHYLNDIPGLENPTSEVLAAWIWQQLKPQLPELTAVMVKETCTAGCVYKG, translated from the coding sequence ATGGCAACCACGCTGTTTAAAGATTTTCAGTTTGAAGCCGCACACCGTTTGCCGCACGTACCGGAGGGCCATAAATGTGGCCGTCTGCATGGGCATTCGTTTATGGTGCGTCTGGAAGTGACCGGTGAAGTGGACCCCCACACCGGTTGGGTGATGGATTTCGCCGAGCTCAAGGCTGTGTTTTCCCCGATCTGGGAGCGGCTGGATCACCATTATCTGAACGATATTCCAGGATTGGAAAATCCCACCAGCGAAGTGCTCGCCGCCTGGATTTGGCAGCAGCTCAAGCCCCAGTTGCCGGAACTGACTGCGGTGATGGTGAAAGAGACCTGTACCGCGGGATGCGTATATAAAGGTTAA